TTGGCGAATGTATTGTGTTAGCTAGTTCAACCGCGAGTGACAAAGACCAGATAAAGATATGTACGACCTATTCTCCTGGTGGGCCAATTCTTCATAACAGGAATTCTATTTCGTCTAACGAAAGACTTACCTTAATAGCAGCTACCGGTTTTATATCGTTGGAAGCACAAACTGGTGTCGTAATAGGTAGAGGTATTTCAAGTCCACAAGCCGATTTACATGTGGTTGGAGAAATTGCTCTTGAGGAAGTAAATGTATGGGATGGAAAAGATGATAATGACCTGACGTGGAATGGTCTACAGATATCCAGGGAAGGTTCTTCGCGCCGCTACAAAAAAAATATTGGCCCACTCAAAGCTGATTTCCGTAAAATTCTTGATCTGGAACCAAAACAGTTCCAAATGAAAGAAGGTTTTGGAGAACCAGATGAATGGCTATTTGGGTATATTGCAGAAGATCTGGATGAGCTTGGTTTAAAGCGACTTTGCAATTACGATAAAGATAATAGGCCGGACGGGATTAAGTACAAAAAGAT
This is a stretch of genomic DNA from candidate division KSB1 bacterium. It encodes these proteins:
- a CDS encoding tail fiber domain-containing protein, which produces MARPCTPQVIKNDLFVTKTLSVAKSPGSLSPNYGLGAKLIVNGRTSSGALGIGPWPANPNKHVFFGVGTLNQSDAKNYALLQAFEGTAKGRTYLNSPKDIRFRINNSDKMMLSNNGNVGIGTTDPWEKLTVVGECIVLASSTASDKDQIKICTTYSPGGPILHNRNSISSNERLTLIAATGFISLEAQTGVVIGRGISSPQADLHVVGEIALEEVNVWDGKDDNDLTWNGLQISREGSSRRYKKNIGPLKADFRKILDLEPKQFQMKEGFGEPDEWLFGYIAEDLDELGLKRLCNYDKDNRPDGIKYKKIAMYVLEIAKEQQKRINQLEESFKRMERLLAEKINTTEIKTQTPD